One segment of Pseudomonadota bacterium DNA contains the following:
- a CDS encoding NAD(P)-dependent glycerol-3-phosphate dehydrogenase — protein MDIGVIGAGAWGTAFSIHLSRKGKKVLLWVYEKQLYETLKEKRENTFYLPGFILPENIEFTNSLEMLASSSDNIVIATPSFAIRKTIEGISRPLSSKNILILTKGLETETLLRMSEVVEKVLGGNAHIGVLSGPSFAKEVAGGAFTSVVVSSKNRDLSRYFQRVTHDDNFRVYTSEDIIGVELGGAMKNVMASGAGIIEGLNLGTNTLAAFITRALAEIKRLGKALGAKETTFMGLSGIGDLILTSYGHLSRNRWFGTQLAKGKKPEDIIGLQKAVVEGYYTIDSAYRLSQRLGIEMPITEELYRIVYEGKDLKTSLKDIKSRGLKEEDD, from the coding sequence ATGGATATAGGCGTTATTGGTGCAGGTGCCTGGGGTACTGCCTTCTCTATCCATCTCTCAAGGAAAGGAAAGAAGGTACTTCTCTGGGTATATGAAAAACAACTTTACGAAACACTCAAAGAAAAGAGGGAAAATACCTTTTACCTCCCAGGATTCATATTACCTGAAAACATTGAATTTACAAATAGTCTCGAAATGCTCGCCTCGTCCTCAGACAATATTGTCATTGCCACACCTTCTTTTGCCATAAGGAAGACTATAGAAGGTATCTCCAGGCCCCTGTCCAGCAAGAATATACTGATTCTTACAAAGGGGCTCGAAACAGAAACCCTTTTACGCATGAGCGAGGTAGTTGAAAAGGTACTTGGAGGCAATGCTCATATTGGAGTACTTTCCGGTCCTTCATTCGCAAAAGAGGTTGCAGGGGGTGCCTTCACATCAGTTGTAGTATCTTCAAAGAATAGGGACCTTTCAAGGTATTTTCAGAGGGTTACCCATGATGACAATTTCAGGGTTTATACAAGTGAAGACATTATCGGGGTAGAGCTGGGCGGTGCAATGAAAAATGTCATGGCCTCAGGTGCTGGCATCATAGAGGGCTTAAATCTTGGCACAAATACACTGGCAGCCTTTATAACCCGTGCCCTCGCAGAAATCAAGAGGCTGGGAAAGGCACTCGGGGCGAAGGAAACCACATTCATGGGACTTTCCGGAATTGGTGATTTAATCCTTACATCTTACGGCCATTTAAGTAGAAACAGGTGGTTCGGCACACAGCTCGCAAAGGGGAAAAAACCAGAGGATATTATAGGATTACAAAAGGCCGTGGTAGAGGGCTATTATACAATCGATTCGGCTTATAGACTCTCACAAAGATTAGGGATAGAAATGCCCATTACTGAAGAGCTTTACAGGATTGTATATGAAGGAAAAGACCTTAAAACTTCTTTAAAGGATATTAAAAGCAGGGGTCTTAAGGAAGAGGATGATTAG